One Setaria viridis chromosome 3, Setaria_viridis_v4.0, whole genome shotgun sequence DNA window includes the following coding sequences:
- the LOC117848790 gene encoding auxin response factor 25 gives MPEPSPESDGEQRCLNSELWHACAGPLVSLPMVGSRVVYFPQGHSEQVAASTNKEVDAQIPNYPNLPPQLICQLHNVTMHADAETEEVYAQMTLQPLSPEEQKEPFLPIELGAGSKQPTNYFCKTLTASDTSTHGGFSVPRRAAEKVFPPLDFSQQPPVQELIARDLHDNEWKFRHIFRGQPKRHLLTTGWSVFVSAKRLVAGDSIIFIWNDNNQLLLGIRRANRPQTVMPSSVLSSDSMHIGLLAAAAHAAATNSRFTIFYNPRASPSEFVIPLAKYVKAVYHTRVSVGMRFRMLFETEESSVRRYMGTITGISDLDSERWPNSHWRSVKVGWDESTAGDKQPRVSLWEIEPLTTFPMYPTAFPLRLKRPWASGLPMFNGGRSDEFARYSSLMWLRDGNRGAQSLNFQGFGVSPWLQPRIDYPLLGLKPDTYQQMAAAALEEIRGGDHLKQTSSLLPVQQAQNLNGGLDPLYGNPVLQQMQFQSQQPPLQAVQQGYGQNTGNSGFLQSQLQQLQLQKQQESAPQQQQQTQQVLQQQSHQDMQQHLSSNCHDITNVASSMSEAGSASQSQSSLLPVSSFYQQNMFEGNSSPGLHLQNSFQNFSSQEASNLLNLPRSGQLMASEGWPSKRLAVEPLANLEAQSVQHKLEKVSHQSNVSHISGTLAPLSARDGSSAQALGTNVQSHLLSSSFAIHDGMTTVRSGGVGSGTDAITIASLRYSDVNLLPENSLATSSCLGESGTFNSLDDVCGVNPSQGGTFVKVYKSGSLGRSLDITRFSSYYELRSELERLFGLEGQLEDPVRSGWQLVFVDRENDILLVGDDPWQEFVNSVWCIKILSPQDVQQMVRGGDDLLSTPGATMLQSSVACDDYSAGHSMQNLTGSIAPVVPLDY, from the exons ATGCCGGAGCCCTCGCCGGAAAGTGATG GGGAACAAAGGTGTCTGAACTCCGAGCTATGGCATGCATGCGCTGGGCCCCTTGTGTCCTTGCCTATGGTTGGGAGCCGGGTCGTCTACTTTCCTCAGGGCCATAGTGAGCAG GTTGCTGCATCAACTAATAAAGAAGTTGATGCTCAGATCCCGAACTACCCAAATCTACCTCCGCAGTTAATCTGCCAGCTTCATAATGTCACCATGCAT GCTGATGCAGAGACTGAAGAAGTTTATGCCCAGATGACACTGCAACCATTGAGTCCG GAAGAGCAAAAGGAACCTTTTCTTCCGATTGAATTGGGTGCTGGTAGCAAGCAGCCAACTAATTACTTCTGCAAGACATTGACTGCAAGTGATACAAGTACTCATGGTGGATTCTCTGTTCCGCGCCGAGCAGCTGAGAAAGTCTTCCCCCCACTG GATTTTTCACAACAACCTCCAGTGCAGGAGCTGATTGCAAGAGATCTGCATGACAACGAGTGGAAATTTCGCCACATTTTTCGTG GTCAGCCAAAAAGGCATCTCCTGACGACGGGCTGGAGTGTATTTGTAAGTGCGAAAAGACTAGTAGCAGGGGATTCTATCATATTTATCTG GAACGACAATAACCAACTTCTTTTGGGAATTCGTCGTGCAAATCGTCCACAGACTGTTATGCCCTCGTCTGTGCTATCAAGCGATAGCATGCATATTGGTCTTCTTGCAGCAGCAGCTCATGCTGCAGCCACAAACAGTCGTTTCACTATTTTCTATAATCCTCG GGCTAGCCCTTCTGAGTTTGTCATTCCACTGGCTAAGTATGTGAAAGCTGTTTACCACACACGTGTGTCTGTTGGAATGCGATTCCGTATGCTTTTTGAGACAGAGGAATCAAGTGTCAGACG ATACATGGGTACGATCACAGGCATAAGTGATCTGGACTCAGAGCGATGGCCAAACTCACACTGGCGTTCTGTGAAG GTTGGTTgggatgagtctacagctggtGATAAGCAACCAAGGGTTTCACTCTGGGAGATTGAGCCATTGACAACCTTTCCGATGTACCCTACTGCTTTTCCTTTAAGACTTAAGCGCCCGTGGGCTTCGGGACTGCCCATGTTCAATG GCGGGAGGAGTGATGAGTTTGCTCGTTATTCTTCTCTCATGTGGCTTCGAGATGGAAACAGAGGGGCCCAGTCTTTGAACTTCCAGGGATTTGGAGTGTCACCATGGCTTCAGCCGAGAATAGATTATCCATTGCTGGGTCTGAAGCCAGATACTTACCAGCAGATGGCTGCTGCCGCACTGGAAGAAATTAGAGGTGGGGATCATTTGAAGCAGACATCTTCTCTATTGCCAGTCCAACAGGCTCAAAATTTGAATGGTGGATTAGATCCTCTGTATGGAAATCCTGTTCTACAGCAGATGCAGTTCCAATCTCAGCAGCCACCCCTGCAAGCTGTGCAGCAAGGTTATGGCCAGAACACAGGCAACTCTGGGTTCCTTCAAAGTCAGctacagcagctgcagctgcaaaaGCAGCAGGAGTCAgcaccacagcagcagcagcaaacacAGCAAGTTCTGCAACAACAATCTCATCAGGATATGCAACAGCACCTCTCATCTAATTGTCATGATATTACCAATGTAGCTTCTAGCATGTCTGAGGCTGGATCTGCTTCTCAATCACAGTCTTCTTTGCTTCCTGTGTCCTCGTTCTACCAGCAGAACATGTTTGAAGGAAACAGCAGCCCAGGTTTGCATCTGCAAAACAGTTTTCAGAACTTTTCGAGCCAAGAAGCCTCAAACCTTCTTAATCTGCCTCGAAGTGGCCAATTAATGGCATCAGAGGGATGGCCTTCAAAAAGGTTGGCTGTGGAACCCCTTGCTAATCTTGAAGCTCAATCTGTGCAGCACAAGCTTGAGAAAGTGAGTCACCAGAGTAATGTGTCTCACATTTCTGGCACATTGGCACCACTATCAGCAAGAGATGGTTCTAGTGCCCAGGCACTTGGTACAAATGTTCAGAGTCACCTGCTTTCTTCATCATTTGCAATCCATGATGGCATGACAACTGTCAGGAGTGGTGGTGTTGGCAGTGGAACTGATGCGATAACCATAGCTTCATTAAGATATAGTGATGTGAATTTGCTACCTGAAAACTCCTTAGCAACTTCCAGTTGTTTGGGTGAATCAGGAACCTTCAATTCTCTTGATGATGTTTGTGGCGTGAACCCATCACAAGGTGGAACCTTTGTGAAG GTTTACAAATCAGGGTCCCTCGGGAGATCGCTCGATATCACCAGATTCAGCAGCTACTACGAGTTACGTAGCGAGCTCGAGCGATTATTTGGTCTTGAAGGCCAACTGGAGGACCCTGTAAGATCAGGCTGGCAGCTTGTATTCGTCGACCGGGAAAATGATATTCTTCTCGTCGGCGACGACCCGTGGCA GGAGTTTGTGAATAGCGTGTGGTGCATAAAGATCCTCTCGCCACAAGACGTGCAGCAGATGGTCCGTGGCGGGGACGACCTTCTGTCTACACCTGGAGCAACGATGCTACAGAGCAGTGTGGCTTGCGATGACTATTCTGCAGGCCACAGCATGCAGAACCTCACCGGCAGCATTGCACCTGTGGTTCCCCTAGACTACTGA